In Chryseobacterium oranimense, a single window of DNA contains:
- a CDS encoding zinc ribbon domain-containing protein YjdM, giving the protein MSDTVLCPKCGSEFTYPTDNMMTCSQCFYEWSPEETASETANEGKILDSNGNELQDGDSVVVIKDLPVKGAPKPVKAGTKVKNIRLRPDSDHNIDCKIDGFGSMALKSEFVKKA; this is encoded by the coding sequence ATGAGTGATACTGTACTTTGTCCGAAATGTGGCTCCGAATTTACTTACCCAACTGATAATATGATGACCTGTTCTCAGTGCTTCTACGAATGGAGCCCGGAGGAAACAGCTTCTGAAACAGCCAATGAAGGGAAGATACTGGATTCTAACGGGAATGAGCTTCAGGATGGGGATTCTGTAGTCGTTATTAAAGATCTTCCTGTGAAAGGAGCACCAAAGCCTGTAAAAGCAGGTACAAAAGTTAAAAATATCCGTCTGAGACCGGACAGCGATCATAATATCGACTGCAAAATTGATGGCTTCGGTTCTATGGCTTTAAAATCAGAATTTGTAAAGAAAGCTTAA
- a CDS encoding NADPH-dependent FMN reductase: MKILAFAGSTSSTSINRELVKFVLKDFQDEEINLIDLNDFTMPVFSVDLEKKGFPDEAHNFLKQIEECDVIICSLAEHNRSYSSAFKNVFDWSSRINVKVFQNKPMLLMSTSPGGYGGGNVMNTAKTFFPQFAADVKETFSLPKFYENFDLETGVINPDMLKELKDKIENFKNEVKGND, encoded by the coding sequence ATGAAAATATTAGCATTTGCAGGAAGCACGTCTTCTACTTCCATCAACAGGGAACTTGTAAAATTTGTTCTGAAGGATTTTCAGGATGAAGAAATCAACCTGATCGACCTTAATGATTTTACGATGCCTGTTTTCTCTGTGGATCTTGAAAAGAAAGGTTTCCCGGATGAAGCCCATAACTTTTTAAAGCAGATTGAGGAATGTGATGTCATTATCTGCTCTCTTGCAGAACACAACAGGTCTTACAGCTCTGCTTTTAAAAATGTCTTCGACTGGTCATCAAGGATCAATGTGAAAGTTTTTCAGAATAAGCCCATGCTTCTGATGAGCACTTCACCCGGAGGATATGGCGGCGGTAATGTGATGAATACGGCAAAGACTTTTTTCCCGCAGTTTGCAGCAGATGTCAAAGAGACTTTTTCACTTCCTAAATTTTATGAAAACTTTGATCTCGAGACTGGTGTCATTAATCCTGATATGCTTAAAGAGCTTAAAGACAAGATAGAAAATTTTAAAAACGAGGTTAAAGGCAATGACTAA
- the asnB gene encoding asparagine synthase B, which translates to MCGIVCLFDAKQKTEILRPQVLEMSKKIRHRGPDWSGVYQDDKVVFSHERLAIVDPTSGKQPLFTKDEKVVLAVNGEIYNHRELKEEFPDFEFQTQSDCEVILALYRKYGKNFIEKLNGIFAFALYDIENGIYLIARDHMGICPLYQGWDKNGNYYVASELKALEGVCKTIETFLPGHFVYSPDGAELQQWYKRDWESFDNVKDNETDISKIRKGLEDAVHRQLMSDVPYGVLLSGGLDSSVISAVTAKFARQRVESGDTQEAWYPRLHSFAVGLVGSPDLAAARKAADHIGSVHHEVNFTVQEGLDAVRDVIYHLETYDVTTIRASTPMYLLARVIKSMGIKMVLSGEGSDELFGGYLYFHKAPNAKEFHDETVRKLSKLHLYDCLRANKALMSWGIEGRVPFLDKEFMDIAMAVNPKDKMISAAEGKIEKWVLRKAFEDILPESIVWRQKEQFSDGVGYSWIDTLKEVAEKEVTDEMMANARFRFPLNTPQNKEEYRYRTIFEEHFPSETAAATVPSVPSVACSTPVALEWDEAFKKMNDPSGRAVKVHETSYE; encoded by the coding sequence ATGTGTGGAATCGTATGTTTGTTTGATGCCAAACAAAAGACCGAAATACTAAGACCTCAGGTTTTAGAAATGTCAAAAAAAATCCGTCACCGCGGTCCGGACTGGAGCGGTGTATATCAGGATGACAAAGTTGTATTTTCTCATGAAAGGCTTGCTATTGTAGATCCTACTTCAGGAAAGCAGCCTTTATTCACTAAAGACGAGAAAGTGGTGCTTGCAGTGAATGGAGAAATCTACAATCACAGAGAATTAAAAGAAGAATTTCCGGATTTCGAGTTTCAGACCCAGTCGGACTGTGAAGTCATCCTGGCTCTGTACAGAAAATATGGAAAGAATTTCATTGAAAAGCTTAACGGAATTTTCGCATTTGCGCTTTATGATATAGAAAACGGGATCTATCTGATTGCCCGTGACCATATGGGAATCTGCCCTCTTTATCAGGGATGGGACAAAAACGGCAACTATTACGTTGCTTCCGAACTGAAAGCACTGGAAGGTGTTTGCAAAACCATTGAAACATTCCTTCCCGGACATTTTGTATACAGCCCTGATGGAGCTGAACTTCAGCAGTGGTACAAAAGAGACTGGGAAAGCTTTGACAACGTAAAAGACAACGAAACCGATATATCCAAAATAAGAAAAGGCCTTGAAGATGCCGTCCACAGACAGCTGATGAGCGATGTTCCTTATGGTGTCCTTCTTTCCGGAGGTCTGGATTCATCCGTTATTTCAGCAGTGACTGCAAAATTTGCACGGCAGAGAGTGGAAAGCGGAGACACCCAGGAGGCATGGTACCCAAGACTTCACAGTTTTGCGGTGGGCTTGGTAGGATCTCCAGATCTGGCTGCAGCAAGAAAGGCAGCAGACCATATCGGCTCTGTGCATCATGAAGTTAATTTTACCGTTCAGGAAGGATTGGATGCTGTACGTGACGTAATCTATCATCTGGAAACTTATGATGTGACGACCATCAGGGCTTCCACTCCAATGTATCTTCTGGCAAGAGTGATTAAATCTATGGGAATCAAAATGGTGCTGTCCGGAGAAGGTTCAGATGAATTGTTCGGAGGCTATCTATATTTCCATAAAGCTCCCAACGCAAAAGAATTCCATGATGAAACGGTAAGAAAATTAAGCAAGCTGCATCTTTACGACTGCTTAAGAGCGAACAAAGCCCTGATGAGCTGGGGAATTGAAGGCAGAGTTCCTTTCCTGGATAAAGAATTTATGGATATTGCCATGGCAGTAAACCCAAAAGACAAAATGATCAGTGCCGCAGAAGGAAAAATAGAGAAATGGGTATTGAGAAAAGCTTTTGAGGACATTCTTCCCGAATCCATTGTCTGGAGACAGAAAGAACAATTTTCAGACGGTGTAGGATATTCCTGGATTGATACTTTAAAAGAAGTCGCCGAAAAAGAGGTTACTGATGAAATGATGGCCAATGCAAGATTCAGATTCCCGCTGAACACTCCACAAAACAAAGAAGAATACAGATACAGAACCATTTTCGAAGAACATTTCCCAAGTGAAACGGCAGCAGCAACCGTGCCTTCAGTTCCTTCAGTAGCCTGTTCCACTCCTGTTGCTCTGGAATGGGATGAAGCTTTCAAAAAAATGAATGATCCGAGCGGAAGAGCAGTGAAAGTGCATGAGACGAGCTATGAGTGA
- a CDS encoding TMEM175 family protein, with protein MTKGRLEAFSDGVLAIIITIMVLELKVPEGSSWASLKPLFPKFLAYIFSFIYVGIYWNNHHHLFQAVKKVNGDILWANLHLLFWLSLMPIATEWIGATHFASNPVAAYGICVIMSAVAYTILENLIIKCEGENSKLKEAIHSKFKEYISIVFYVLGIAISFFYPYIAIGFYYLVALIWLIPDRRIEKSLKEN; from the coding sequence ATGACTAAGGGAAGACTGGAAGCTTTCAGTGATGGTGTTTTAGCTATCATCATTACCATCATGGTTCTTGAACTGAAGGTTCCGGAAGGAAGCAGCTGGGCCAGTCTCAAACCCCTTTTTCCAAAATTTCTCGCTTATATTTTCAGTTTTATCTATGTAGGAATCTATTGGAATAATCATCATCACCTGTTTCAGGCGGTAAAAAAAGTGAACGGAGATATTCTCTGGGCCAATCTCCACCTGCTGTTCTGGCTTTCGCTGATGCCTATTGCTACAGAATGGATAGGAGCAACCCATTTTGCAAGTAATCCGGTGGCAGCCTATGGAATCTGTGTCATCATGTCTGCAGTAGCCTATACCATTTTAGAAAACCTGATTATTAAGTGTGAAGGTGAAAATTCAAAGCTGAAAGAAGCTATACATTCAAAATTTAAAGAATATATCTCGATCGTATTTTATGTCCTGGGAATCGCTATTTCATTTTTTTATCCTTATATTGCCATAGGTTTTTATTATCTCGTGGCTCTCATATGGCTGATTCCGGACAGAAGGATCGAAAAATCCCTAAAAGAAAATTAA
- a CDS encoding sulfate/molybdate ABC transporter ATP-binding protein → MLLEINNLYFSHTKDKPLFQNLNLSFEEGRIIALAGESGCGKSTLLNLIYGLLDWESGEIIFNGTRLLGPKGNLVPGEAEMKLVAQNFDLMPYATVAENVGKFISNINLAQKKATVMELLEVVGLQEFAHVLPKYLSGGQQQRVAIARALSVLPKLLILDEPFSNLDFPRKIELRERLFRYVKQHRISLIISTHELQDIMPWLDQIVILKDGRLIQNDSPEETYKHPYNTYVAKLFGEVNIFSEEEKTEFQLPKFSYYPKDIKISDNGTEAELLESRFAGNHYWNKIKVRNKELVVYTNAKVEGNIKVSFE, encoded by the coding sequence ATGCTTTTAGAAATAAACAATTTATATTTTTCCCACACCAAAGATAAGCCCCTGTTTCAGAACCTTAACCTGAGTTTTGAGGAAGGCAGAATCATTGCACTCGCAGGAGAAAGTGGCTGTGGAAAATCTACATTGCTCAATCTGATTTATGGGCTTCTGGACTGGGAAAGCGGTGAGATTATTTTTAATGGAACCCGGCTTTTAGGTCCCAAAGGAAATCTGGTTCCCGGGGAAGCTGAGATGAAGCTGGTAGCCCAGAATTTTGATCTGATGCCTTATGCCACCGTTGCTGAAAATGTAGGGAAATTCATTTCTAATATCAATTTAGCCCAGAAAAAAGCAACCGTTATGGAGCTTCTGGAAGTGGTTGGGCTACAGGAATTCGCCCATGTTCTTCCCAAATATTTAAGCGGAGGGCAGCAGCAGCGTGTTGCCATAGCCCGGGCTCTCTCTGTACTTCCTAAACTGCTTATACTGGATGAACCTTTCAGTAATCTGGATTTTCCAAGAAAAATAGAGCTTAGGGAAAGACTTTTCAGATATGTGAAGCAGCACCGGATTTCCCTCATTATTTCTACCCACGAGCTTCAGGATATTATGCCTTGGCTTGACCAGATTGTAATTCTGAAGGATGGAAGACTGATCCAGAACGACAGTCCTGAGGAAACCTATAAACATCCTTATAATACTTATGTTGCCAAACTTTTTGGTGAAGTGAATATATTCAGTGAAGAGGAAAAAACAGAATTCCAGCTTCCTAAATTTTCCTATTATCCCAAAGACATCAAAATTTCAGACAACGGAACTGAAGCCGAACTCCTGGAAAGCAGGTTTGCAGGAAATCATTACTGGAACAAGATTAAAGTAAGGAATAAAGAACTTGTTGTCTACACAAATGCTAAAGTAGAAGGAAATATTAAAGTATCGTTTGAATAA
- a CDS encoding pirin family protein — protein sequence MTAKKVEIVVSPKPAHFVGDGFRVHNFIPGVQGLDMKRMDPFIMLDYNSKFHFNGSERPRGVGVHPHRGFETVTIAYQGKVEHHDSAGGGGIIGEGDVQWMTAAKGVLHKEYHETEWSKKGGIFQMVQLWVNLPAKDKMSCPKYQAIENSAMKRVELGENGFVEIIAGEYNGQKGPAYTFTPLNMMNAKLKAGGKAEFSFPAHFNTAALVIEGSIMVNGEQKAASDHFILFKNEGELFNIEAQEDAIVLIISGEPINEPIYPHGPFVMNSREEIMQAFEDYNTGKFGYLED from the coding sequence ATGACAGCGAAAAAAGTAGAAATCGTGGTATCTCCAAAACCTGCACATTTTGTAGGGGACGGTTTTAGAGTTCATAATTTTATCCCGGGCGTGCAAGGTTTGGACATGAAAAGAATGGACCCGTTCATTATGCTTGATTACAATTCGAAATTCCATTTCAACGGTTCAGAAAGGCCGCGTGGTGTAGGAGTACATCCTCACAGAGGCTTTGAGACCGTCACTATAGCCTATCAGGGTAAAGTAGAACATCATGACAGTGCCGGCGGCGGCGGAATCATAGGAGAAGGAGATGTACAGTGGATGACGGCTGCCAAAGGAGTTCTTCATAAAGAATATCATGAAACCGAATGGTCTAAAAAAGGCGGTATTTTCCAGATGGTCCAGCTATGGGTCAACCTTCCGGCAAAGGATAAAATGAGCTGCCCGAAATATCAGGCTATAGAAAATTCAGCTATGAAACGTGTCGAACTTGGTGAGAATGGTTTTGTGGAAATTATTGCAGGAGAATACAACGGACAAAAAGGTCCTGCGTACACTTTTACACCACTGAACATGATGAATGCAAAATTAAAAGCCGGCGGAAAAGCCGAATTCAGTTTCCCTGCTCATTTTAATACCGCTGCATTAGTGATTGAAGGAAGCATTATGGTAAACGGAGAACAAAAAGCAGCCTCAGATCATTTTATCCTGTTTAAAAATGAAGGTGAACTATTCAACATTGAAGCTCAGGAAGATGCAATCGTGCTGATCATCAGCGGAGAGCCCATAAATGAACCTATTTATCCTCACGGCCCCTTCGTCATGAATTCGAGGGAAGAAATCATGCAGGCATTCGAAGATTACAATACCGGAAAGTTTGGCTATCTGGAAGATTAA
- a CDS encoding GLPGLI family protein, producing MNKRIFFNFFALFICYLSYAQTYEVQYTSSYNGKIITGQPPTLVWADAKENFILNNTIREQKSDYPFEITKLEKPSNTIVSYAFLKPGEIISSSDAESVGKQSFELTNETKKILGYNCKKAVTKINSNTIEIWYTNDLKITGGPSVLGQNLGFVLEVERNKNSLVTASSIRKVKKTDMDLILKGPVQSTDLLGYKDLLWKSRFTTLKVFENETINFSDESKSDENIKRFANGTIILKKVKFPTIKEGENIFAEIKQQSNGDAYDRTGTVFFIPQDKASSFFDGLEKGAKTLPVYENGNGKQYFGVAATENYSPAVEMMRFFTAFGIQKFNHIQLKGKDWQTISPYRQDITELKPSLSEKEVWIGTFIGNYDKRGHKVSLEITIHKSDQTVHKNNVAIPLFNTLNIMEMAGQDYSTMFDKDKGLFVEFILKKDIKNAQLRYITTGHGGWENGDEFVPKTNSIFLDGKMTFSFVPWRSDCGSYRLYNPASGNFPDGLSSSDLSRSNWCPGTVTNPDFIPLGDLKAGKHTIQIKIPQGASEGTSFSSWNVSGILLGSQ from the coding sequence ATGAACAAAAGAATCTTCTTCAACTTCTTTGCCTTATTCATATGTTACCTTTCATATGCACAGACTTATGAAGTTCAGTATACCAGTTCTTATAACGGAAAAATTATTACCGGGCAGCCTCCTACCCTGGTATGGGCCGATGCAAAAGAAAATTTTATTCTGAACAATACGATCAGGGAACAGAAAAGTGATTATCCGTTTGAAATCACCAAACTAGAAAAGCCTTCCAACACCATTGTTTCGTATGCATTTCTGAAGCCGGGAGAAATTATTTCCTCTTCGGATGCAGAATCCGTAGGAAAGCAAAGCTTTGAACTGACTAATGAAACAAAAAAAATTCTGGGGTATAATTGTAAAAAAGCAGTTACCAAGATCAATTCAAATACCATTGAGATCTGGTATACCAACGACCTGAAAATTACAGGCGGACCATCTGTTTTAGGACAGAATTTAGGATTTGTCCTGGAAGTAGAAAGAAATAAGAACTCGCTGGTCACTGCAAGCTCCATCAGGAAAGTAAAGAAAACGGATATGGACCTTATTTTAAAAGGGCCAGTACAATCTACAGATCTGTTAGGCTACAAAGACCTTCTCTGGAAAAGCCGTTTCACGACATTGAAAGTTTTTGAAAATGAAACCATCAATTTTTCAGATGAATCGAAATCGGATGAAAATATAAAAAGATTCGCCAATGGAACTATCATTCTTAAAAAAGTGAAATTTCCAACGATCAAAGAAGGCGAAAATATATTTGCTGAAATAAAGCAACAATCCAACGGTGATGCTTACGACAGAACAGGAACCGTATTTTTCATTCCACAGGATAAGGCTTCATCTTTCTTTGACGGACTTGAAAAAGGAGCCAAAACACTCCCTGTTTACGAGAACGGAAACGGAAAACAATATTTTGGAGTAGCAGCCACTGAAAATTATAGTCCTGCAGTAGAAATGATGAGATTTTTTACCGCTTTTGGAATTCAGAAGTTCAATCATATTCAACTGAAGGGAAAAGACTGGCAGACCATAAGTCCGTACCGTCAGGATATCACAGAATTAAAACCTTCTCTCTCTGAAAAGGAGGTTTGGATAGGAACATTTATCGGAAATTACGATAAAAGAGGTCATAAGGTAAGCCTTGAAATCACTATTCATAAAAGCGACCAGACCGTTCATAAAAATAACGTTGCCATTCCTTTATTTAATACGTTGAACATCATGGAAATGGCCGGACAGGACTACTCTACTATGTTTGATAAGGACAAAGGGCTTTTTGTAGAGTTTATATTAAAGAAAGATATAAAGAATGCCCAGCTGAGATATATTACGACCGGACACGGAGGCTGGGAAAACGGTGATGAGTTTGTACCGAAGACCAATTCAATTTTCCTGGACGGAAAGATGACCTTTTCTTTTGTTCCGTGGAGATCAGACTGTGGCTCTTACAGACTTTACAATCCTGCATCGGGAAATTTCCCGGACGGACTTTCTTCATCAGACCTCAGCAGATCAAACTGGTGTCCCGGTACCGTTACGAATCCTGACTTTATTCCGCTCGGAGATCTGAAAGCCGGAAAACATACGATACAGATAAAGATCCCTCAGGGAGCATCGGAAGGTACAAGTTTCAGCTCATGGAATGTTTCAGGTATTCTGCTAGGGTCCCAATAA
- a CDS encoding MFS transporter: MTETNPQQTSVKKILPLILATAIFMQMLDSTILNTSLPSIANDLNESPLNMQNAIISYVLTLAVFMPASGFLADRFGTKKVFIFSLVLFSIGSLFCSMSQNLTHLVISRVIQGVGGSLMTPVGKLALIKTFDKNELLKAMNFAIIPALIGPVLGPLVGGYMVDYLSWHWIFLINIPIGFLGIILGLKFMPDYKSTDVDFDLKGFLIFAAASLLLSVSLELFGDMQNITPVLVVFILGFLFLYYYYKHARRGGNPIFPLDLFQVRTFRVGIVGNLATRLGISSVPLLLPLMIQIAYKQSAVTSGWIIAPMALTAIFGKSSVIKILNKYGYRQTLMVNTFIIGTLICMLAIPDIHTSLYWFVPIIAILGFFNSIQFTSMNTISIADLRNFQTSSGNSLLSVNQQLAIGFGIAFGLIVLKLFENSDLIKGESHNAFRYTFLTVGILTIISGFVFRRLHISDGKNMKSKED; encoded by the coding sequence ATGACAGAAACAAACCCGCAACAGACCTCTGTAAAAAAAATACTTCCGCTAATCCTGGCCACTGCTATTTTTATGCAGATGCTGGATTCCACTATCCTGAACACTTCCCTGCCTTCCATTGCAAATGACCTGAATGAGTCTCCGCTGAATATGCAGAATGCTATTATCAGCTACGTTCTTACCCTGGCAGTCTTCATGCCTGCAAGCGGTTTTCTGGCAGACCGGTTTGGAACAAAAAAGGTGTTTATTTTTTCACTGGTACTTTTCAGCATAGGTTCCCTGTTCTGCTCCATGTCACAAAACCTTACCCACCTGGTTATTTCAAGGGTTATCCAAGGTGTGGGAGGAAGTTTAATGACACCAGTCGGAAAGTTGGCACTGATTAAGACTTTTGACAAGAACGAATTGCTTAAAGCCATGAACTTTGCCATTATTCCAGCTCTCATTGGTCCTGTACTAGGTCCGCTGGTCGGCGGGTATATGGTAGATTATCTTTCATGGCACTGGATTTTCCTGATTAACATTCCCATTGGCTTTTTAGGAATTATCCTTGGCTTAAAATTTATGCCCGACTACAAATCCACGGATGTCGATTTTGACCTGAAAGGGTTTTTAATCTTTGCAGCAGCCTCGCTTCTGCTATCTGTTTCATTGGAACTCTTCGGTGATATGCAGAATATTACCCCGGTCCTTGTTGTATTTATTCTGGGATTTTTATTTCTGTACTATTATTACAAACATGCCAGAAGAGGCGGAAATCCTATTTTCCCTTTAGACCTGTTTCAGGTAAGAACCTTTCGGGTAGGAATAGTCGGGAACCTTGCCACACGTTTAGGGATCAGCTCCGTTCCCTTACTGCTCCCTTTAATGATCCAGATTGCTTACAAACAGTCGGCCGTTACGTCAGGATGGATCATTGCTCCCATGGCTCTTACCGCAATATTCGGGAAATCATCTGTTATTAAAATCTTGAATAAATATGGTTACCGCCAGACCTTAATGGTCAATACCTTTATTATCGGAACCCTGATCTGTATGCTTGCTATTCCGGACATCCATACTTCTTTATACTGGTTTGTCCCTATTATTGCCATATTAGGATTCTTCAATTCAATTCAGTTCACATCAATGAATACCATTTCCATTGCAGACCTCAGAAACTTTCAAACCAGCAGCGGAAACTCCCTGCTATCAGTCAACCAGCAGCTGGCTATCGGATTCGGAATTGCTTTCGGACTGATTGTTTTAAAATTGTTTGAAAACTCTGACCTTATCAAGGGGGAAAGCCACAACGCCTTCCGCTATACTTTTCTTACTGTAGGAATACTGACGATTATATCCGGCTTTGTTTTCAGAAGACTCCATATTTCGGACGGGAAAAACATGAAATCTAAGGAGGATTAA
- a CDS encoding (4Fe-4S)-binding protein, which translates to METHEYPNGNITVIWQPKKCIHSAVCVKMLPKVYNPKDRPWIKAENASPEELKNQIDQCPSGALSYKFNTEQ; encoded by the coding sequence ATGGAAACACACGAATATCCCAACGGCAATATTACGGTGATCTGGCAGCCCAAAAAGTGTATTCACTCGGCTGTCTGCGTAAAAATGCTTCCCAAAGTCTACAATCCTAAAGACAGACCCTGGATAAAAGCCGAAAATGCAAGTCCTGAAGAACTTAAAAACCAGATAGACCAGTGCCCGTCAGGAGCATTAAGTTATAAATTCAACACAGAACAATAA
- a CDS encoding pirin family protein, translating into MSNIGLIIEEKAADIGNFLVGRLLPFREKRAVGPFVFIDHMGPSELKDYQNLDVPPHPHIGLSTLTYLLEGSIFHRDSIGSAVEIKPGAVNWMTAGKGVVHSERTPEYLRHSDKRLHGFQIWVGLPKHLEQTEPTFHHIEADEIPVWEKDGIQYKLIAGEAFGRKSTVPVHSKLFFIEIKTKEAKKISIGKDLYGEAAMYVLDGTVSTEGNTYGSKQLMIAKDTKLCEFDMSENGTVYLFGGEPFDEERFIFWNFVNSDKEMIDQAKVNWNDQNHDAFPLVPGDEKEYVPLPKAVLNRK; encoded by the coding sequence ATGTCAAATATCGGACTTATCATAGAGGAAAAAGCAGCAGATATAGGAAATTTCCTGGTAGGAAGACTTCTTCCTTTCCGTGAAAAAAGAGCAGTCGGACCTTTTGTTTTTATCGACCATATGGGCCCTTCTGAACTGAAAGATTATCAAAATCTTGATGTCCCGCCGCATCCCCACATCGGATTATCAACTCTGACTTACCTTTTAGAAGGATCTATTTTTCACAGGGACAGCATAGGAAGTGCCGTTGAAATAAAGCCGGGAGCTGTTAACTGGATGACTGCCGGAAAAGGCGTTGTACATTCGGAAAGAACTCCGGAATATTTAAGACACAGCGATAAAAGACTCCACGGATTCCAGATCTGGGTAGGCCTTCCGAAACACCTTGAGCAGACAGAACCTACTTTTCACCATATTGAAGCAGACGAAATCCCGGTTTGGGAAAAAGATGGTATTCAGTACAAACTGATTGCCGGTGAAGCATTCGGAAGAAAATCTACAGTTCCTGTTCACAGTAAATTATTTTTTATTGAGATCAAGACAAAAGAGGCAAAAAAAATAAGCATCGGAAAGGATCTTTACGGAGAAGCTGCCATGTACGTACTGGACGGTACGGTTTCTACAGAAGGAAATACTTATGGTTCAAAGCAGTTAATGATTGCCAAAGACACAAAACTGTGTGAATTCGACATGAGTGAAAACGGAACTGTATATCTTTTCGGTGGTGAGCCTTTTGATGAAGAGCGTTTTATATTCTGGAATTTTGTAAATTCAGATAAGGAAATGATTGATCAGGCCAAAGTGAACTGGAACGATCAGAACCACGACGCATTTCCTTTAGTTCCCGGTGACGAAAAAGAATACGTTCCGCTTCCAAAGGCAGTTTTAAACAGAAAATAA
- a CDS encoding GNAT family N-acetyltransferase produces the protein MKPEFENIPLVKTGKRFEIEIDGHFAFIDYREMGHQIALVHTEADPELAGTGAAVAVVEKTLAYIEENQKKLLPFCPYVFAYIKRHPEWKHIVDERFEGYDQL, from the coding sequence ATGAAACCTGAATTTGAAAATATTCCTCTTGTAAAAACAGGAAAAAGATTTGAAATAGAAATCGACGGACATTTCGCCTTTATCGATTACCGAGAAATGGGGCATCAGATTGCCCTGGTACACACCGAAGCTGATCCCGAACTGGCAGGTACAGGGGCAGCCGTTGCTGTCGTGGAAAAAACTCTGGCTTATATTGAAGAAAATCAGAAAAAGCTTCTTCCGTTCTGTCCCTATGTCTTTGCTTACATTAAAAGACATCCGGAGTGGAAACACATCGTTGATGAAAGATTTGAAGGATACGACCAATTGTAG
- a CDS encoding RsmB/NOP family class I SAM-dependent RNA methyltransferase, with product MELIHRNLAIGIHDALQETFFEKNKYADKVIERLLKAHRKWGSQDRAVVSEIFYNIIRWKKRLEYYMGEGVKPDNIYKLIIAYLLWSKTNYKKFEEFDGIKIADILTKLKKNTVPTKAIEHSIPEWLAETLEKELGPGWEKEMHALNEQAPTVLRANSLKTTPKELISDLSDEGVVAYTVRNYPDAVQLEEKKNVFLTTAFKEGLFEVQDASSQKIGYFLDVKEGQRVVDACAGAGGKTLHLAALMGNKGQIVALDIFEWKLAELKRRAKRAGAHNIETRMISDNKVIKRLYDKVDRLLIDAPCSGLGVLKRNPDSKWKIDQDFIDRIKKEQQQILQDYSKMLKVGGKMVYATCSILPSENNLQVEEFLKNNAGFKLLKDDKVMPSQGYDGFYMALIERIS from the coding sequence ATGGAACTTATTCACAGAAACCTGGCAATCGGAATTCACGATGCTTTACAAGAAACATTTTTCGAGAAAAACAAATACGCCGATAAGGTAATCGAAAGACTTTTAAAAGCTCATAGAAAATGGGGAAGCCAGGACAGAGCCGTTGTTTCTGAGATTTTTTATAATATCATCCGCTGGAAAAAACGTCTTGAATATTATATGGGTGAAGGCGTAAAACCCGACAATATTTATAAGCTGATCATCGCCTATCTTCTCTGGAGCAAAACCAATTACAAAAAGTTTGAAGAATTTGACGGAATTAAAATCGCAGATATCCTCACCAAACTTAAAAAGAATACCGTTCCTACGAAAGCTATTGAACATTCCATTCCTGAATGGCTGGCCGAAACTCTGGAAAAAGAATTAGGTCCGGGCTGGGAAAAGGAAATGCACGCTTTAAACGAGCAGGCTCCTACCGTATTAAGAGCCAACAGCCTGAAAACAACACCTAAAGAACTTATTTCCGACCTTTCAGACGAAGGCGTAGTGGCTTACACTGTAAGAAACTATCCGGATGCTGTACAGCTTGAAGAAAAGAAAAATGTATTTCTTACCACAGCTTTTAAAGAAGGATTATTTGAAGTTCAGGATGCCTCTTCACAGAAGATTGGATATTTCCTTGACGTAAAAGAAGGCCAGAGAGTGGTGGATGCATGTGCCGGAGCAGGCGGAAAAACGCTGCATCTAGCTGCATTAATGGGAAATAAAGGCCAGATTGTAGCTTTAGATATTTTCGAATGGAAACTTGCCGAACTGAAACGCCGTGCTAAAAGAGCGGGAGCCCACAACATTGAAACCCGTATGATCTCTGACAATAAAGTGATCAAGCGTCTTTATGACAAAGTGGACAGACTTCTTATTGACGCCCCATGTTCAGGACTTGGTGTTTTAAAAAGAAATCCGGACAGCAAATGGAAGATTGATCAGGATTTTATCGACAGAATTAAAAAAGAACAGCAGCAGATTCTTCAGGATTATTCCAAAATGCTTAAAGTAGGTGGAAAAATGGTTTATGCCACATGTTCTATCCTGCCTTCTGAAAACAATTTACAGGTGGAAGAGTTTTTGAAAAACAATGCAGGCTTTAAGCTGCTTAAAGATGACAAAGTAATGCCAAGCCAAGGCTACGACGGGTTTTATATGGCACTGATCGAAAGAATTTCTTAA